CGACGCTCACGTGGACCTCGGCTGCTTCCTGCGCGAGCAGCACCCGGGCCTGCCCTTCCACCGCCTCGAAAGCGGCCCGGTGACCCTCGACGGCCTGCGCGCCGGGAACGTGCGCGTGCTGGTCAACGCGCTGTACACTCCGGACGCCAAGAACGGCCCGGCCAGCGCCGCCCTGCATCTGCAGCGCCTCCTGGACCACGCCCGCACGCACCTCACCGGCCTCTCGCCGGTCATGGGCTCCTGGGGGCTTCGCGCCGCCTTTGCCGAGGGCGCGGGGGGCGACGCGCCGCACGCGGCCGAGCCCCTGCCCACGGCCCGGCTGCTGATGGTGGAGAACGCCGACCCGCTGCTCGAATATCCCCTGGACGCCCTGGCGCTCATGGGCGTGCGCGTGGTCGGGCTGACGCACATCGGCACCAACCGCGTGGCGGACGGCAACGGCGTGGCCGCGCCCGCGGGCTTCAGCCGGGAGGGCAAAAAGCTCGTGCGCGGGCTTGCCGAGGCGGGCTTGGCCGTTGACGTGGCCCACCTCTCCCGCCCCGCCCTGGCCGAGCTTCCCGAGCTCTTCCCCGGCCCCCTGTGCGCCACGCACACCGGCTTCACCAGCTTCCTGGACATCCCGCGCAACCTCACCGAGGAGACCATCCGCCTGATCGTGGAGCGCGGCGGCGTGGTCGGCCTGACCCTGGCCCCGGAGATGCTCGCGGCGGACCGGCGGGCCGACCTGGAGCTGGTCTACGCCCACGTGGACTGGTTCGTGGAGCGCTTCGGCGTGGCCGGGCTCGGCATCGGCAGCGACTTCTGCGGCTTCGCGGGCGAGGTCGCCGGGCTCGAGAGCGCCGCGCGCCTGCCCGCCCTGGCCGCGCGCCTGCACACCGCGGGCTATGCCGAGGAGGACGTGGCCGCGATCTTCGGCCGCAACTGGCTCGGCTTCTATTCCCGGCTGTACGAGAGCGGAGACGCGGACGGAAACGCGGCCTGAGGGCCGCGGTCTTCATCTATAAAGAAGAAAGAAAAGAAGGGATCAGAGGCGCGGCAGGCCCGAGGTCTCGGCCGTGCTCTCGGCCTCGCGCAGGCAGGCGTCGATACGCGAGAGTCCCGCGTCGAACAGGGCGGGGTCCTCGGGGTCGATGTCGAAGGGCGCGAGCAGGCTGCGCGGCGAGGCCGAGCCGCCCGCGGCCAGGAGCTCCCGGAAACGGCCCGAAAAGCCGCGCGGCTTCCTCTCGAAGCGGTCCAGGAGGGCCAAGGCGATCTGCTCGGCCAGGGCGTAGCCGTGCACGTAGCCGGGCAGATGGACGAAGTGCATGATCAGGACCCACCAGCCGTCATAGTGCGGACCGAAGCACAGGCTCCCGCCCGCCGTGGCCTCCTGCGGGGCGCGCCAGAGCTGGGCCAGGCGCGCCGGGGAGAGCTCGCCCTCCTCGCGGCGCGCGGTGTGGAAGGAGGCCTCCACTTGGTGCAGGGTGACCTGACGGAAGGTGGTCAGGGCGCTGTCCTCGAGCTTCTGGCAGAGGAGCGCCAGCCGCTCCTGCGGGGAGCGGGCCCGGGCCAGCAGCTCCCTGAAGACGACGAGCTCCGCGAAGACCGCCACGGCCTCGGCGAGCACGGGCGCGGCCTCCTGCTGGGCCAGGGTCTGGTGCCGCGAGAGGTGCATGTGCACGCCGTGGCCCAGCTCGTGGGCCAGGAGCAGCACGTCGCGCGGGCCGCCCACGCCGTTGCCGCCGTAGTGCAGCAGCACGCGGGGATGGGCCTCGGGAGAGCCGGGATGGGCGAACGCCCCGGGCAGCTTGCCGGGCCTCGGCTCGGCGTCTATCCACTGCTTCGCGAAGAACTCGCGCGCCGCCGCCCCCACCTCGCGCCCCAGGCGCGAGAAGGCGTCCACCACCAGCCTCGCGGCCTCGCCGAAGGTGTACGCAGGGCTGGCCGCGGGCAGCACGGGCGCGAAACGGTCGTAGTCCATGAAGCGCGTCAGCCTGTCCAGGCCGAGGAGGCGGCGCTTGAGGTCGTGGAAGCGGCGCAGGACGTCGCGCCGGTCGTCCACGGCCCGCAGCAGGGCGGCCACGGCGTCGTGGCCGATCTCGTTCTCCTGCAGGCGCTGCGAGAGCCAGTGCGGCCTGCCGCGCAGGGAGTCCTCGAGCTCGCGCGCGCCGAGCAGGCTGTTCAGGGTGTGGGCGAAGAGCGGCAGATGGGGTTCCAGGGCCTGGCTGATGGCCAGGGTGGCGGCCTGGCGCTCGCCGCGCCGCTGGTGGCGCAGGCGCTGCATGGCCATGGACAGGGAGAGCTTCTCCGGCCCCACGCGCAGTCCGGAAATCAAGGTGTCGTAGAGGCTCGTCCAGCGCTCCTGGATGAAGCCCTGGCTCTCGGCCCACAGCTCCTCCTCGCGCGGGGGCAGCAGGAAGCGGCGCTTGCGCCGCGTGCGGGCCAGGAAGTGGCGCCAGGGCGCGGCCTCGGCCGAGGCCATGAGGCGGCGGGCCTCGGCCGGGTCGAGCCTGGCCCACAGGGCGGCGAGGCGCGAGCGCGCGCGGCGGGCGGGCAGCAGCCCCTCCTCCACGCGGCGGCGCAGCACGGCTGCCGTCTCGCTGTCCGTGTCCACGGCGTACTGGAGATAGGCGTAGGCGGAAAGCCTGGCCTCGCGGGCCTGCAGGGCGTCCAGGCGGGCCAGGTGCGAGCCGAAGGACTCCGCGTCCGTCCCGGCGAGGTCCTCGACGGCAAGAAGCGGGTCCGCAAGCGCGTCTTCCCTCACCTGCGCGAGCCCGGCCTCCACGGCCGGGTCCGCGGGCGACGCGAAGAACGTCGCGAGCGACCAGCGCGGCGGCGCGTCCGGAAGCGCTTTCCTCCCGGGCACGTCGGACGCATGCGGCGGATCAACGATATCCGGCATGACCATCTTGAGAGTCCTTTTAGCACGGCGCTGGAAAAATGTAATGCTTTTCATCGCATGAAGGACAAAAAGCGACACTTCCCCCGTTCAGGCCTTACGGAAACAGGCATACACCCCACCGGTACCCCGCCGTCCGGCGGACGGCTGGGGCAAGGTGACCCACACGGCATGCATCCTCCGAAACAGGGTCCCCGTGTCCCGGATTTCGCGGCCCCACCTAATTATAGGAGCACCTCGAACGCGCTTGTGAATCTTGTGTCCGAGTGGTATTTTTTTGAAATTCCTTTTTGATTCTTGAGTTGCAGAACGAGGGCGGAGCATAGCGCATGAGCCAAAATGGATCAGTGGAGCTGGAAGCCGAAGAGTTGGAGAACGGAGAGGCTCATGCGGATGA
This sequence is a window from Desulfovibrio sp. X2. Protein-coding genes within it:
- a CDS encoding dipeptidase, with the translated sequence MTPETPADTSPPVFDAHVDLGCFLREQHPGLPFHRLESGPVTLDGLRAGNVRVLVNALYTPDAKNGPASAALHLQRLLDHARTHLTGLSPVMGSWGLRAAFAEGAGGDAPHAAEPLPTARLLMVENADPLLEYPLDALALMGVRVVGLTHIGTNRVADGNGVAAPAGFSREGKKLVRGLAEAGLAVDVAHLSRPALAELPELFPGPLCATHTGFTSFLDIPRNLTEETIRLIVERGGVVGLTLAPEMLAADRRADLELVYAHVDWFVERFGVAGLGIGSDFCGFAGEVAGLESAARLPALAARLHTAGYAEEDVAAIFGRNWLGFYSRLYESGDADGNAA
- a CDS encoding M3 family metallopeptidase, translating into MVMPDIVDPPHASDVPGRKALPDAPPRWSLATFFASPADPAVEAGLAQVREDALADPLLAVEDLAGTDAESFGSHLARLDALQAREARLSAYAYLQYAVDTDSETAAVLRRRVEEGLLPARRARSRLAALWARLDPAEARRLMASAEAAPWRHFLARTRRKRRFLLPPREEELWAESQGFIQERWTSLYDTLISGLRVGPEKLSLSMAMQRLRHQRRGERQAATLAISQALEPHLPLFAHTLNSLLGARELEDSLRGRPHWLSQRLQENEIGHDAVAALLRAVDDRRDVLRRFHDLKRRLLGLDRLTRFMDYDRFAPVLPAASPAYTFGEAARLVVDAFSRLGREVGAAAREFFAKQWIDAEPRPGKLPGAFAHPGSPEAHPRVLLHYGGNGVGGPRDVLLLAHELGHGVHMHLSRHQTLAQQEAAPVLAEAVAVFAELVVFRELLARARSPQERLALLCQKLEDSALTTFRQVTLHQVEASFHTARREEGELSPARLAQLWRAPQEATAGGSLCFGPHYDGWWVLIMHFVHLPGYVHGYALAEQIALALLDRFERKPRGFSGRFRELLAAGGSASPRSLLAPFDIDPEDPALFDAGLSRIDACLREAESTAETSGLPRL